The Candidatus Binatia bacterium genomic sequence TCCCCATGCGCTCGCGTTCAAGATCAGCCATGAAAAAGAGGATCCGGCTATACGCGAGGAATATTACAACGAGCTGGAGAAAAACGGCATCGAGATCAGACTCAAGCCGGTGGAACAGGGCCGCGGGTGAGGAAGTTCAATCTTTTTTGCCTCACGCCCTCGCGCTCTGCCCGTAGAGTCCGTCGATGAAGCCGCTGTCGTCGACGATCCGCAGGTAGTGCGTGTCCCAAATTTCCAATGGGCCGATAAAATTCACTTTGGGATCGTGCCCCACGTCTAGGTCGTAAACGTTCCAAACGGCCAGCGGGTGCGGATAAGGTTTGGCCGAAAGAAGCTTGCTCCACTGGTCATGGAGGTAATCCACCTCATCGTCGCCTTCGAGATGAAGCAGCGGAACCAAATGCTTTTTTAGCAGCGCGCGCGATTTTTGTTTTTCGGTCTTGAAGAAGTGGATCGCCTCGATCAGCGCTTTGAGAAAGGCGATCACGGTATCTTCGTTTTTGAGCACGTAGTCCATGTTGGCGCAAATCGTCGTGTTGTGAATGACCGGAAGAGCCGGAAGCTGAATCACGTTCAAGCCTTTCTTCCGGCCCTGAAGATCGAACGGGATATCCACGTTCGCCGCGTCGACCTCGCCGCGAGCGACCATTTCCACCGCTTCGTGCGCCTGTAACCTCCGCTCGCGCGGGCCGTACACGAGCTCGACTTGCGATGTGTCCACGCCCGCGCGCTTGAGAGACTGTTCGAGATTGCCGCCGACGCACGGCGCCTTGCCGGTCAAAATTCTCTTGCCTTCCAGTTGCTTCGGAAACTTGATCTCGGGCCTTGCGATCAGGCGATCGTCCCAGTCGTTTTGGGTTTGCGCCAAGTAAACGAGCCGTTTGTCTCCTTTGGCGCGATAGATGTAAGTCTCGTGATGCAAGCCGCTGAGAAATTCATATTTGCCGGTGAGCAGCCCCGGCGCGCGCTCCGACATTTTGATGACCGAATCTCCGGTTTTCAAATTGGCGATATCGACTTCCAGCTCGAAGCCGTATTTCTCGGTCACTCCCGAATGACGAAAAATCGTGTGCAAAGGCATGTGGGAAATATCGCTGCAGAGCATCCGAACTTTGTTTAAAGCCATAGTTTCTCCTTCCGTGCTGTCTTAGGTCGCTTATTTCTGTTTTGCTTCGCCGAGCGCTTCTTTAACCAGGCTCAGTATCGGCGTCATATCGAACCACTCGGGTTTGTTGACCATCAGATACCTTCCCTGGGGCTGGCGCCGCGCCTGCGGCGGCACATCGTCTTTCGGAATATCCACTCTCAAGGAATCGGCTCCGCCGAAGCCAACTTTGCTTTTTTGATAAGCCGTCTGCCCTTCACGCGAGAGAAACCAGTTGATAAAAAGCCGGGCGGCGTTAGGATGCGGAGCGCGATTGAAGAAACCGATGGCGCCCGTGATCGGGACGATGCTCGCGCCTTCCTTCAAGTCGTAAGTTCCGACCAGTTTAAACGGCAATCCCTGTTTCATCGCTTGATAGACCTCGGTCGTCCGGCAGAAAAGACAAAAAGCGTATTTTCCTCCGGCCACCCAATCGATCATCTGGCGGTTATCCCGCGAGAGAACGAGATCCATCTCGGTCAAGAGCCGGCGCAAATATTTGGGCCCAAGCTCGGGATGGTAAAA encodes the following:
- a CDS encoding ABC transporter substrate-binding protein encodes the protein MALNKVRMLCSDISHMPLHTIFRHSGVTEKYGFELEVDIANLKTGDSVIKMSERAPGLLTGKYEFLSGLHHETYIYRAKGDKRLVYLAQTQNDWDDRLIARPEIKFPKQLEGKRILTGKAPCVGGNLEQSLKRAGVDTSQVELVYGPRERRLQAHEAVEMVARGEVDAANVDIPFDLQGRKKGLNVIQLPALPVIHNTTICANMDYVLKNEDTVIAFLKALIEAIHFFKTEKQKSRALLKKHLVPLLHLEGDDEVDYLHDQWSKLLSAKPYPHPLAVWNVYDLDVGHDPKVNFIGPLEIWDTHYLRIVDDSGFIDGLYGQSARA